Within Chloroflexota bacterium, the genomic segment CCTGCCCCGGGAAAAAGAAATGGACAGGCACGACAACGCTCAGAGAGGGCAGCAGGTTTGCCAGGAAGACACCGAGGTAGCCATATCTCCTGAGCTCCGTCAATTGTATCGGCGGGAGGAAATGAACCAACACCACCAGAAGGGCAAGAAAGGCAAAGGAAATGCCGATCAAGGCCAGAAGGGCTTTCACCCTCCTGGGGGTGATCTGAGGAACTGCCTCTTGTATTTCAACTATGAATTCGCCGGCTTTCATTTTCAAAGGGTCCCGGCCAGATAGGCTTCCACCCTCTCCTTCTTCAGGCGTTTACAGATTTCCTCACCCTCAGCCCTGTCATTCACCAACGTGAAAAGGACAGGCCCCGCGCCGGCCACGTGTACCTCGGTCGCTCCGGCAGCCAGAAAGCGCTGCCAATACCCATCAAGCCCCGGAAAGAACGATGGGGCCACATAGTCGAATACATTATAACAGACACGGGTGGTAGCCCTTTCACCTTCCTCTATCAACCTGGCCATCCTCCGGGTGTGTTGTCCGCGGGTGAACCGGGAAGGGTCCAGCCGGGCATACATTTTCTGTGTCTTGCCGCTTACATTGACAGGGGGCCTGATTAAGACAACCCAGGTCTTGGACAGAGAAGGCAACGTCACTACCCTGTCGCCTCTCCCCCGTACCAGGGCTGTAGTACCGCCGGAAACAAAGAAAGATACGTCAGAACCCAAACCTGCCGCTATCCCCTGCAGCTTCCCCGGGGCCAGCTTCAGACCCCAGATTTCATTAAGGCTTTGCAGGGTCGCCGCAGCATCGCTACTGCCACCGCCGAGTCCACCGGCCAGCGGAATAGACTTCTCCAAATGTATTGCCACGCCGTGGTCCGGACCGGCGACAGCCTGCACCAATCTGGCTGCCCTGAAGACCAGGTTGGTCGGGGAAGCCAGCTCCGGAACGTTGCAGGTTATAAAGATATGCTCATGCGGTTCAAAGGTAAGGACATCGGCAAGGTCAATGGCCTGCATGACGCTGGCAATCTCATGATAACCATCCTCACGCTGGCCC encodes:
- the ispE gene encoding 4-(cytidine 5'-diphospho)-2-C-methyl-D-erythritol kinase, with product MKSKSAVKPRKAYAKINLTFEVLGQREDGYHEIASVMQAIDLADVLTFEPHEHIFITCNVPELASPTNLVFRAARLVQAVAGPDHGVAIHLEKSIPLAGGLGGGSSDAAATLQSLNEIWGLKLAPGKLQGIAAGLGSDVSFFVSGGTTALVRGRGDRVVTLPSLSKTWVVLIRPPVNVSGKTQKMYARLDPSRFTRGQHTRRMARLIEEGERATTRVCYNVFDYVAPSFFPGLDGYWQRFLAAGATEVHVAGAGPVLFTLVNDRAEGEEICKRLKKERVEAYLAGTL